A genomic segment from Mastomys coucha isolate ucsf_1 unplaced genomic scaffold, UCSF_Mcou_1 pScaffold7, whole genome shotgun sequence encodes:
- the LOC116082752 gene encoding uncharacterized protein LOC116082752 isoform X1, giving the protein MFDSALKNAKGVLHSTKIPSLCKSKQAHPSGQYANLFSSLINGNCMCTEELKRKSLVFDLCTYFTCLYNTWFRLKLSREEESQVEKLKQPWPVTHNSAPDYVTRSSCHPGVLKRMLSHLDSRHWIWRKRKCLRFPLVRSHKEQKTKVLAGLLLKTVLRSECTSTLVLYLTATALTCWPPQAPGMKRPRSGKGYITCRLSQLVGWKRNSLLSDCSLSDASSLLDILGLCPK; this is encoded by the exons ATGTTTGATTCAGCTCTGAAAAATGCTAAAGGTGTTCTACACTCAACCAAGATCCCATCTTTATGTAAAAGTAAACAAGCACATCCTTCTGGTCAGTATgcaaatttattttcatctttaataaatggtaattgTATGTGTACTGAAGAACTAAAAAGAAAGTCTTTGGTTTTTGACCTGTGTACCTATTTTACATGCCTTTATAATACCTGGTTTCGACTTAAACTCTCTCGAGAGGAAGAGTCTCAAGTGGAAAAGTTGAAGCAGCCTTGGCCTGTGACTCACAACTCAGCTCCTGACTATGTTACACGAAGTTCATGTCATCCTGGAGTATTAAAGAGGATGTTGTCTCACCTTGACAGTAGACACTGgatttggaggaagaggaaatgccTAAG GTTTCCACTAGTGAGGAGccacaaagaacagaaaacaaaggtaCTGGCTGgccttcttttaaaaactgtgcTGAGATCAGAATGCACAAGCACACTGGTGCTGTACCTAACAGCCACTGCTCTCACTTGCTGGCCTCCTCAGGCTCCAG GGATGAAAAGACCAAGGAGCGGAAAAGGTTACATAACTTGCCGCCTCTCACAGTTGGTGGGCTGGAAAAGGAACTCCCTGCTCTCTGACTGCAGTCTGAGTGACGCATCGTCTCTACTTGACATTTTGGGGCTCTGTCCCAAATAA
- the LOC116082752 gene encoding uncharacterized protein LOC116082752 isoform X2 — MHDSISPLLGLKVSTSEEPQRTENKGTGWPSFKNCAEIRMHKHTGAVPNSHCSHLLASSGSRDEKTKERKRLHNLPPLTVGGLEKELPAL; from the exons ATGCATGACTCTATATctccattgctgggattaaag GTTTCCACTAGTGAGGAGccacaaagaacagaaaacaaaggtaCTGGCTGgccttcttttaaaaactgtgcTGAGATCAGAATGCACAAGCACACTGGTGCTGTACCTAACAGCCACTGCTCTCACTTGCTGGCCTCCTCAGGCTCCAG GGATGAAAAGACCAAGGAGCGGAAAAGGTTACATAACTTGCCGCCTCTCACAGTTGGTGGGCTGGAAAAGGAACTCCCTGCTCTCTGA